The Mycobacteriales bacterium DNA segment AGCTGCTCTCCGCCCCGTCAGGCGACCGCGTTCTCGGCAACGACCCGGAGACCGGTCAGGAAGTGGTCGCCCGGTCGGGACGCTACGGGCCTTACGTCACGATGACCCTGCCCGAGGGCAGCAAGGAGAGGCCGCCGACCGGGAGCCTGTTCAAGTCGATGTCGCTCGACACCGTCACTCTCGACGACGCGCTCCGGCTGCTGTCGCTGCCGCGGGTGCTGGGTACGCCGCCCGACGGCGAGGAGGTGACGGCGCTCAACGGCAGGTACGGGCCCTACGTCAAGAAGGGGACGGACTCGCGGTCCCTGGCCTCGGAGGAGCAGCTGTTCACGGTGACCCTCGACGAGGCCATGGCGCTGTTCGCCCAGCCGAAGGCGCGCGGGCGGCAGGCCGCGGCGCCCCCGCTGCGCGAGATGGGGCCGGACCCGGCGACCGGAAAGCCGATGCTGGTCAAGGACGGCCGGTTCGGGCCATACGTCACTGACGGCGAGACCAACGCCAGCCTGCGCAAGGACGACGAGGTCGAGACCCTCACCGTGGACCGGGCGACCGAGTTGCTCGCGGACCGCAGGGCGCGGGGGCCGGCGCCCAAGCGGACGCGGGCCAAGGCCACCAAGTCGACGAAGTCGACCAAGGCGGCCAAGTCCACGAAGGCAACCAAGTCGACGAAGGCGACCAAGGCGGCCAAGAAGACGAGGTCGGCCAAGGCCGCCGCGAAGCCGGCCAAGAGCACGACGTCGTCGACGCGGGGCAGCTAGGCGGCCGGTCCTCCCGGCTTGCGGGCGACCACGAAGACCCGCCGGAACGGGAACACCGTGCCGTAGTCGGTGCGCGGGTATTCGGCGCGCAGAGCGTCGGCGTACTGCGCCGTGAAGTCGGCGGCGTCGCTCTCGTCGAGGCGGTCGAGTACGGGCCGCAATGCTGTTCCTCTGGTCCATTCGAGCACCGGGTCCGCGCCGGCGAGTACGTGCAGGTAGGTGGTCTCCCAGGCGTCGACGGTGCATCCGGTGCGCGCCAGGATGTCGAGGTAGTCGCCCGGGTCGAGGGAGCCGGCCCGGAGCAGATCGCTGCCGAGCTTGTCGTGCCATTGCAGTGACCGGACCAGGTCGGCGAGCGCGGTGTGGCTGGGGCCACCGAAGTTTCCGGGAACCTGGAAGGCCAGCGATCCGCCGTCCGCCAGGTGATCCACGA contains these protein-coding regions:
- a CDS encoding trans-aconitate 2-methyltransferase; protein product: MSREWCWPMPEWDPTQYDRYADERSRPFADLIDRVQASDPSYVVDLGCGGGALTATLARRWPSASVHGVDSSPAMLAQAEALDIPESVDFEAGDITDWTPREQVDVLVSNAALQWVPGHEKLLPRFVDHLADGGSLAFQVPGNFGGPSHTALADLVRSLQWHDKLGSDLLRAGSLDPGDYLDILARTGCTVDAWETTYLHVLAGADPVLEWTRGTALRPVLDRLDESDAADFTAQYADALRAEYPRTDYGTVFPFRRVFVVARKPGGPAA